The Mycoplasmopsis gallinacea genome includes a window with the following:
- a CDS encoding IS1634 family transposase, with protein MASVQIIKKNKTQYVRIVESYWDKETKKPKIREVKFLGKLEDLTKDNPNFIEELKESVSSKKNQKQKDRNEQILQIMNSLKLDKFKGTEIKGYGNLVYEEIINYLELPNFLNDLQKKNSRSKYDLASITKMLILTRILEPSSKRSSVEKIKKYWYKFDDSLKDIYRSLEFLQDKKADILKHLNEQFVDKINRNLTFCFYDVTTVYFESFIPDELRKFGFSKDNKVNQTQVVLGLLIDDMGIPIYYDLFPGNTSDFLTLKPVLENIKRDLGIDKITIVADRGLNSKSNLLAIKQAGYDYIMAYKIKGKENKIEGIYDLDTYKMMYEEFSVKKQDHKELFKSNNTFYEIDNKLILTFSGKRQRKDKKDRERLIKKAEKLLNLSAIKSEMKRGGKKYLKLSANEVELDHQAILKDEAADGFYGILTSHEDMDEMEIIEQYSKLWKIEESFRVMKTNFEVRPIYLSTEKTIKGHFLICFLALTIQRYLEFVLEYCGYPLPTNKIIESIKNQKLSIIPEINTYIKSEESEEFKTILKVLGLKPIETIGKCEDVKFTI; from the coding sequence ATGGCATCAGTACAAATCATCAAAAAGAATAAAACACAATATGTAAGAATCGTAGAATCATATTGAGATAAAGAAACTAAAAAACCAAAAATTAGAGAAGTAAAATTTTTAGGTAAATTAGAAGATCTTACAAAAGATAATCCAAACTTCATTGAAGAATTAAAAGAATCTGTTAGTTCAAAGAAAAATCAAAAACAAAAAGATAGAAACGAACAAATTTTACAAATCATGAATTCTTTAAAATTGGACAAATTTAAAGGAACAGAAATTAAAGGATATGGAAATTTAGTTTACGAAGAAATCATAAATTATCTAGAATTACCAAATTTCTTAAATGACTTACAAAAGAAAAATAGTAGGTCAAAATATGACCTAGCATCAATTACAAAAATGCTAATTTTAACAAGAATTTTAGAACCATCTTCTAAAAGAAGTTCAGTTGAAAAAATTAAAAAATATTGATACAAATTTGATGATAGTTTGAAAGACATTTATAGATCACTTGAGTTTTTACAGGATAAAAAAGCGGATATTTTAAAACATTTAAATGAACAATTTGTAGACAAAATTAACAGAAATTTAACATTCTGTTTCTATGACGTTACAACTGTTTATTTTGAAAGTTTTATACCTGATGAACTTAGAAAATTTGGTTTTTCAAAAGACAATAAAGTTAACCAAACTCAAGTTGTTTTAGGTCTTTTAATCGACGATATGGGAATACCGATTTATTATGATTTATTCCCTGGAAACACATCTGATTTCTTGACTTTAAAACCTGTTTTAGAGAATATAAAAAGAGACTTAGGTATAGATAAAATTACTATTGTTGCAGATAGAGGTTTAAACTCAAAAAGTAACTTATTAGCCATAAAACAAGCAGGATACGATTACATAATGGCTTACAAAATCAAAGGTAAAGAAAATAAAATTGAAGGAATTTATGATCTTGATACATATAAAATGATGTATGAAGAATTCAGTGTGAAAAAACAAGATCACAAAGAGCTTTTTAAATCTAATAATACCTTTTATGAAATTGACAATAAACTGATTTTAACTTTCTCTGGAAAGAGACAAAGAAAAGATAAAAAAGATCGTGAAAGACTTATTAAAAAAGCTGAAAAATTACTCAATTTATCAGCTATAAAATCAGAAATGAAAAGAGGTGGTAAGAAGTATTTAAAACTTTCAGCTAACGAAGTTGAGTTAGATCATCAAGCGATTTTGAAAGATGAAGCCGCAGATGGATTTTATGGAATTTTAACATCTCATGAAGATATGGATGAAATGGAAATTATTGAACAATATTCAAAACTTTGAAAAATAGAAGAAAGTTTTAGAGTGATGAAAACAAACTTTGAAGTAAGACCAATTTATCTTTCAACTGAAAAGACAATCAAAGGACATTTTTTAATTTGCTTCCTTGCACTCACGATTCAAAGATATTTAGAATTTGTTCTTGAATATTGTGGTTATCCGCTTCCTACGAATAAAATAATTGAATCAATTAAAAATCAAAAATTATCAATTATCCCAGAAATAAATACTTATATTAAATCAGAAGAATCTGAAGAGTTCAAAACTATATTAAAAGTTCTTGGACTTAAACCAATTGAAACTATTGGTAAATGTGAAGACGTAAAATTTACTATATAG
- the der gene encoding ribosome biogenesis GTPase Der, which translates to MRNTVAIIGKPNVGKSTFFNRLVGKKVSIVYDQPGVTRDRLYETIEWTGHKIKIIDTGGIEIENKPFQEQIQIQAKIAIEEADVIIFLFDGNSEITNDDLFIMNILRKSNKPIIAVANKLENNQMFDYSWYKLGVDDIFAISALHGEGIGEVLDTCVEKLDFTETQEEELFNLAIIGKPNAGKSSLLNNLAKENRSIVSEIAGTTRDSVKSTITIDGDKYNVVDTAGITKKSKLIESVDHYALMRAMNSLAEADLSLIVIDATQDEISHFDSRIIGYALDNEKPVIIVVNKWDLIEKETNTMAQYEEKMRRKFHFVPWVPFVFISAKYNQRISKLIDTIKMVRTNLERDIKPSLLSNFVLETQLIQPAVPFNGGRLNIYYARKELSKIPTFTFFVNNKKYAHFSYLRFLENQLRETFDFRGCPIKINLKNKNGLE; encoded by the coding sequence ATGCGTAATACAGTTGCAATTATTGGTAAACCAAATGTCGGTAAAAGCACTTTCTTTAACAGGTTAGTAGGTAAAAAAGTTTCTATCGTTTATGATCAACCAGGAGTTACTCGTGACCGTTTATATGAAACAATCGAATGAACAGGTCATAAAATTAAAATTATCGACACTGGTGGAATCGAAATTGAAAATAAACCTTTCCAAGAACAAATTCAAATTCAAGCTAAAATCGCTATCGAAGAAGCTGATGTAATTATCTTTCTTTTTGACGGAAATAGCGAAATTACAAACGATGATTTGTTCATCATGAACATTCTTAGAAAAAGCAATAAACCAATTATTGCCGTTGCTAATAAACTTGAAAACAACCAAATGTTTGATTATTCATGATATAAATTAGGAGTTGATGATATTTTTGCTATTTCTGCTCTTCACGGTGAAGGGATTGGTGAAGTTTTAGATACTTGTGTTGAAAAACTTGACTTTACAGAAACACAAGAAGAAGAATTATTTAACCTTGCAATTATTGGTAAACCTAATGCTGGAAAAAGCTCTCTTTTAAACAATTTAGCTAAGGAAAATAGATCAATTGTATCTGAAATAGCAGGTACTACTCGTGATAGTGTTAAATCTACCATTACCATTGATGGTGACAAATACAACGTTGTTGATACAGCTGGTATTACTAAAAAATCTAAATTAATTGAAAGTGTTGATCATTACGCTTTAATGCGTGCTATGAACTCACTTGCTGAAGCTGATTTATCTTTAATTGTTATCGATGCTACTCAAGATGAAATTAGCCACTTTGACTCTAGAATTATTGGTTATGCTCTTGATAATGAAAAGCCTGTAATTATAGTAGTAAATAAATGAGACTTAATTGAAAAAGAAACTAACACAATGGCTCAATATGAAGAAAAAATGAGAAGAAAATTCCACTTTGTTCCTTGAGTTCCATTTGTCTTTATTTCAGCTAAATATAACCAAAGAATTAGCAAGTTAATTGACACAATCAAAATGGTTCGTACTAACCTCGAAAGAGATATTAAACCTTCACTTCTTTCCAACTTTGTGTTAGAAACACAATTAATTCAACCTGCAGTTCCTTTCAATGGTGGTAGATTAAACATTTACTACGCTAGAAAAGAACTTTCAAAAATTCCTACTTTTACCTTCTTTGTTAATAACAAAAAGTATGCTCACTTTTCATACCTTCGTTTCCTTGAAAATCAACTTAGAGAAACTTTTGATTTTAGAGGTTGCCCAATCAAAATTAACCTTAAAAACAAAAATGGTCTGGAATAA
- the cmk gene encoding (d)CMP kinase, producing MKVNIAIDGPSGAGKSTVSKQLAEKLNYTFINSGSIYRAVALNAINAGADLKNHDQVISTLELGMVKLRENDTVFLKGEDVSLKIRAEYVSQSAATVAKIQEVRNFVVDFIQHMTKKSKGFIIDGRDTTFRIMPHAEVKIFLWADPEERAKRRWQQNKQLGYETNFEEVLYDVKKRDAQDMNREVDPLHKTEDSILIDCTHMTREEVIDKIVEIVNSKIKEQNA from the coding sequence ATGAAGGTAAATATAGCTATTGATGGACCGTCAGGAGCAGGTAAGTCAACAGTTTCAAAACAATTAGCTGAAAAATTAAACTACACTTTTATCAATTCAGGAAGCATTTATCGCGCTGTTGCGTTAAACGCAATTAACGCAGGTGCAGATTTAAAAAATCATGATCAGGTAATTTCTACTTTAGAGCTTGGAATGGTGAAATTAAGAGAAAATGACACTGTCTTTTTAAAAGGTGAAGATGTTTCTCTTAAAATCCGTGCAGAATACGTTTCTCAATCAGCAGCTACTGTAGCAAAAATTCAAGAAGTTAGAAATTTTGTCGTTGATTTTATTCAACACATGACTAAAAAAAGCAAAGGGTTTATTATCGACGGTAGAGATACAACATTTAGAATTATGCCTCATGCTGAAGTTAAGATCTTCCTTTGAGCTGACCCTGAAGAAAGAGCCAAACGTAGATGACAACAAAATAAACAATTAGGTTACGAAACTAACTTTGAAGAAGTTTTATACGACGTTAAAAAAAGAGATGCTCAAGATATGAACCGTGAAGTTGATCCGCTTCATAAAACCGAAGATTCTATTTTAATCGACTGTACCCACATGACACGTGAAGAAGTAATTGATAAAATCGTAGAAATTGTAAACTCAAAAATTAAGGAGCAAAATGCGTAA
- a CDS encoding M13 family metallopeptidase codes for MKNELKNDFYNYVNKNWIKKRKIPKDLSSLSSYSELHLEIEKGLRKLVNDWATGKKELPNNPQIHEMVKFYKMLKNTKMQTKLGWKPALEDLNFIESLNSWEDFNNNYFKVRKISSFLPYDFEVAEDFVNNKVYTLWFSEPNLLLPSKEYYSRKKEAKKILATVKEVAIKLFRSLGKTKAEALKIIKNAFHVDKLLVDLKLSSAELHKVEVVYNPLDLKQISEKVHFFPVADNAEKLLKQKIDQIVVPNLKYLENIDDFYTNKVTFEQVRDLMYLRSVLAFARYLNPETRLTVFEITKVLSGAEKPRSLSKWAYSFTLSFFNEPFSLYYGKANFTEESRKDVLRMIDKIVKVYQDRLSKNTWLTKETAQKAIRKLNKLRPMVGYPDYIYSYFDKFIVEAYKEGGSLTSNISKFADIIEEHQLSLYKKEVDPNIWGMASFEVNAYFNPLSNVIVFPAGYLKAPFYDYNQNSSANYGGLGMTIGHEISHAFDNNGAQFDENGSFENWWTKEDYAAFKEKTKLMIDLFDGFETPFGKINGELTVSENIADQGGIISALEAARTESDFDIEKFFENYAYCERAITRKESAIQRLLTDPHSPAKERVNLQLRISKDFQDHYKIDKNDKMYADESEIFEIW; via the coding sequence ATGAAAAACGAATTAAAAAACGATTTTTATAACTATGTAAATAAAAACTGGATTAAAAAAAGAAAAATCCCTAAAGATCTTTCAAGTTTAAGCTCATATTCAGAGCTTCATTTAGAGATCGAAAAAGGCCTTAGAAAGCTAGTAAATGATTGAGCAACTGGTAAAAAAGAGCTACCAAACAACCCTCAAATTCATGAGATGGTGAAATTTTACAAAATGCTCAAAAACACTAAAATGCAAACTAAATTAGGTTGGAAACCAGCTTTAGAAGATTTGAATTTTATCGAGTCACTTAATAGCTGAGAAGATTTTAATAACAACTACTTTAAAGTAAGAAAAATCTCTTCTTTTTTACCTTATGATTTTGAAGTAGCTGAAGATTTTGTAAATAACAAAGTTTATACCTTATGATTTAGCGAACCTAACTTGCTTTTACCTTCAAAAGAATATTATTCACGTAAAAAAGAAGCTAAAAAAATTCTTGCAACAGTTAAAGAAGTGGCAATTAAACTTTTTAGATCACTAGGCAAAACAAAAGCAGAAGCTTTAAAAATTATTAAAAATGCTTTTCACGTAGATAAATTACTTGTTGATTTAAAACTTTCAAGTGCTGAGCTTCACAAAGTTGAAGTTGTTTATAACCCACTTGATTTAAAACAAATTAGTGAAAAAGTACACTTTTTCCCAGTTGCCGACAATGCAGAAAAACTTTTAAAACAAAAAATTGATCAAATAGTTGTTCCTAACCTTAAATACTTAGAAAACATTGATGATTTTTATACAAATAAGGTAACTTTTGAGCAAGTCAGAGACTTAATGTATTTAAGAAGTGTGCTTGCTTTTGCAAGATATTTAAACCCTGAAACACGTTTAACTGTTTTTGAAATTACCAAAGTATTAAGTGGTGCAGAAAAGCCTAGATCGCTTTCAAAATGAGCTTATTCATTTACACTTAGTTTTTTTAATGAACCATTTAGTTTATATTATGGAAAAGCTAATTTCACTGAAGAATCAAGAAAAGATGTGCTTAGAATGATTGATAAAATTGTCAAAGTTTATCAAGATAGATTATCAAAAAACACTTGACTTACTAAAGAAACAGCTCAAAAAGCAATTAGAAAACTTAACAAATTAAGACCAATGGTTGGATATCCAGATTATATTTATTCATATTTTGATAAATTTATAGTGGAAGCTTACAAAGAAGGTGGGTCACTTACTTCAAATATTAGTAAATTTGCTGATATTATCGAAGAGCACCAATTAAGTTTATACAAAAAAGAAGTTGACCCTAATATCTGAGGAATGGCTTCATTTGAAGTTAACGCATACTTTAATCCACTTTCAAATGTTATCGTCTTCCCTGCAGGATACTTGAAAGCTCCGTTTTATGACTATAACCAAAACTCAAGTGCAAACTATGGTGGGCTAGGAATGACAATTGGTCACGAAATTTCGCACGCATTTGACAATAATGGTGCTCAATTTGACGAAAACGGAAGCTTTGAAAACTGATGAACAAAAGAAGATTATGCTGCTTTTAAAGAAAAAACCAAACTTATGATCGATCTTTTTGATGGATTTGAAACTCCATTTGGAAAAATTAATGGTGAATTAACAGTTTCTGAAAACATTGCTGATCAAGGTGGAATTATCTCTGCTCTTGAAGCTGCTAGAACAGAAAGTGATTTTGATATTGAGAAATTCTTTGAAAATTATGCATACTGTGAAAGAGCAATTACAAGAAAAGAATCTGCAATTCAAAGACTTTTAACAGATCCCCATTCACCAGCAAAAGAAAGAGTTAACTTACAATTACGTATTTCCAAAGATTTCCAAGATCACTATAAAATAGATAAAAACGACAAAATGTATGCTGATGAAAGCGAAATTTTTGAAATTTGATAA
- the ftsY gene encoding signal recognition particle-docking protein FtsY encodes MGFFKNLINKVFNKNKEQDAQELEKKLEEKKREEIVNSSKFQKYETGLNNSSNFGKRLLELQNRHTKIDEEFFEELEELLIMSDINSSLVYTIVEKIKREVKTNQIDDPKLIGEIVADQMFVIYANNSVVDTTLNYEDGRLNVFVVVGVNGSGKTTSIAKLAYRYAQQGKKVLIAAADTFRAGAVNQLNEWANRIGVDIVRPDKEGADPSSVVYKAMDKATSENYDLLIIDTAGRLQNKVNLMNELQKMISVMNKFVENAPHESILVLDGTTGQNGLSQAAAFKEVANLTGIILTKMDGTSKGGIVLSIKDEYNLDVKFLGLGEKLDDLQEFDLELFIYQMTKDLIDAK; translated from the coding sequence ATGGGATTTTTTAAGAATTTAATTAACAAAGTATTTAATAAAAACAAAGAACAAGACGCTCAAGAATTAGAGAAAAAACTAGAAGAAAAAAAGCGGGAAGAAATCGTTAATAGTAGCAAATTTCAAAAGTATGAAACGGGGTTAAACAATAGTTCTAACTTTGGAAAAAGACTTTTAGAGTTGCAAAACAGACACACAAAAATTGATGAGGAATTCTTTGAAGAACTTGAAGAACTTCTTATTATGTCCGACATTAACTCTTCACTTGTTTATACAATAGTTGAAAAAATTAAAAGAGAAGTAAAGACTAACCAAATTGATGATCCAAAATTAATTGGTGAAATTGTTGCTGATCAAATGTTTGTTATTTATGCTAATAACTCAGTAGTTGATACAACTTTAAATTATGAAGATGGTAGATTAAATGTCTTTGTAGTTGTTGGGGTTAATGGTTCAGGAAAAACAACTTCGATTGCTAAATTAGCCTATAGATATGCTCAGCAAGGTAAAAAAGTCTTAATTGCCGCTGCTGATACATTTAGAGCTGGAGCTGTAAATCAGCTTAATGAATGAGCAAACAGAATTGGAGTTGATATTGTACGCCCGGATAAAGAAGGTGCTGATCCTTCATCTGTAGTTTATAAAGCTATGGATAAGGCAACAAGCGAAAATTATGACCTTTTAATTATTGATACAGCAGGTAGATTACAAAACAAAGTCAACTTAATGAATGAGCTGCAAAAAATGATTTCAGTAATGAACAAATTTGTTGAAAATGCTCCACATGAATCAATTTTAGTTTTAGATGGAACTACAGGCCAAAATGGTCTTTCACAAGCTGCAGCATTTAAAGAAGTTGCTAATTTGACAGGAATTATTCTGACAAAAATGGACGGAACATCAAAGGGTGGAATTGTCCTTTCAATTAAAGATGAATACAATTTGGATGTTAAATTTTTAGGTCTAGGTGAAAAATTAGATGATTTACAAGAATTTGATTTAGAGCTATTTATTTACCAAATGACTAAGGATTTAATTGATGCAAAATAA
- a CDS encoding sigma factor-like helix-turn-helix DNA-binding protein produces MQNKKSLENLHRYSVLFEKYKNFLTQNQRQVFELYFYNDLSYAEVAEILATTRTNAYDTVKKAIAKLEKLDEKMTN; encoded by the coding sequence ATGCAAAATAAAAAATCATTAGAAAATTTACATAGATATTCAGTGCTATTTGAAAAATACAAAAACTTTCTTACTCAAAACCAAAGACAAGTTTTTGAACTCTATTTTTACAACGATTTATCTTACGCTGAAGTGGCTGAAATCTTAGCAACAACAAGAACAAATGCTTATGATACAGTCAAAAAAGCAATTGCGAAATTAGAAAAATTAGATGAGAAAATGACAAATTAG